One Vitis riparia cultivar Riparia Gloire de Montpellier isolate 1030 chromosome 4, EGFV_Vit.rip_1.0, whole genome shotgun sequence genomic window carries:
- the LOC117912514 gene encoding egalitarian protein homolog has product MASPSPSQPTYIPMPSDPGGKPIDHEGLLPLVPIHIVTLPSQLPIEFLEPSPERKLVIGFDCEGVDLCRHGTLCIMQIAFPDAIYLVDAIQGGEMLMKACKPALESSYITKVIHDCKRDSEALYFQFGIKLHNVVDTQIAYSLIEEQEGRKRLVDDYISFVGLLADPRYCGVSYLEKQEVRDLLRQNPDFWTHRPLSDLMVRAAADDVRFLLYIYHKMMEKLNERSLWYLAVRGALYCRCFCINDNDYADWPPLPPIPDNLIVEGNAPEEEILSVLHVPPGKMGRVIGRRGASILSVKESCNAEILIGGAKGPPDKVFIIGPVKQVRKAEAILRGRMLEMY; this is encoded by the exons ATGGCTTCACCTTCTCCGTCTCAACCGACATACATTCCTATGCCATCAGACCCag GTGGCAAACCCATAGATCATGAAGGTCTCTTGCCACTGGTCCCTATCCACATTGTCACCCTTCCATCTCAACTTCCAATTGAATTCCTGGAGCCCTCTCCTGAAAGGAAATTGGTCATTGGTTTTGATTGTGAAGGTGTTGACCTATGTCGCCATGGAACACTTTGTATCATGCAG ATTGCTTTTCCAGATGCTATTTATCTGGTTGATGCTATTCAGGGGGGAGAGATGCTTATGAAAGCCTGTAAGCCTGCACTTGAATCTAGTTACATCACAAAAGTTATTCACGATTGCAAACGAGATAGCGAG GCATTGTATTTTCAATTTGGCATCAAGCTGCACAATGTTGTGGATACCCAA ATTGCCTATTCTCTAATAGAGGAGCAGGAAGGACGGAAAAGATTGGTGGATGACTACATATCATTTGTTGGCCTCCTAGCAGATCCACGCTATTGTG GTGTATCCTATCTTGAGAAGCAAGAAGTTCGTGACCTCTTAAGGCAG AACCCTGATTTTTGGACGCACAGACCCTTATCTGACCTGATGGTCCGGGCAGCTGCAGACGATGTACGTTTCCTTCTTTACATCTATCACAAGATGATGGAAAAATTGAATGAACGATCCTTATGGTATCTTGCTGTTCGTGGTGCACTGTATTGCCGATGTTTCTGCATCAATGATAATGATTATGCTGATTGGCCACCTCTCCCTCCCATTCCAG ATAACCTGATTGTAGAAGGAAATGCTCCAGAGGAAGAAATCCTCTCGGTTCTTCATGTTCCCCCTGGAAAAATGGGTCGTGTTATTGGAAGACGAGGAGCTTCCATTTTGTCAGTCAAGGAATCTTGCAa TGCGGAGATTCTCATTGGAGGTGCCAAGGGCCCACCTGACAAG GTGTTCATCATCGGACCCGTGAAGCAGGTGAGGAAAGCAGAAGCCATATTAAGGGGACGAATGCTGGAAATGTATTGA